Proteins from one Mycobacterium sp. SMC-2 genomic window:
- a CDS encoding glucose 1-dehydrogenase: MGRVEGKVALISGGARGMGAEHARLLVSEGAKVVIGDILDDEGKAVADEIGDSVRYVHLDVTQPDQWDAAVETAVGEFGKLNVLVNNAGTVALGPLKSFDLAKWQKVIDVNLTGTFLGMRVAVEPMIAAGGGSIINVSSIEGLRGAPMVHPYVASKWGVRGLAKSAALELAPHNIRVNSVHPGFIRTPMTAHLPEDMVTIPLGRPAEAREVSTFILFLASDESSYATGSEFVMDGGLVTDVPHKQF; encoded by the coding sequence GTGGGACGGGTAGAAGGCAAAGTCGCGCTGATCAGCGGGGGCGCCCGGGGAATGGGCGCCGAGCATGCGCGGCTGCTGGTGTCCGAAGGCGCGAAGGTGGTGATCGGCGACATCCTCGACGACGAGGGCAAGGCGGTGGCCGACGAAATTGGTGACTCGGTTCGCTACGTCCACCTCGACGTCACTCAGCCCGACCAGTGGGACGCCGCCGTCGAGACCGCGGTTGGCGAATTCGGCAAGCTCAACGTGTTGGTCAACAACGCCGGGACCGTCGCCCTCGGACCGCTGAAGAGTTTCGATCTGGCCAAGTGGCAGAAGGTGATTGACGTCAACCTGACCGGAACTTTCCTGGGCATGCGGGTGGCCGTCGAACCGATGATCGCGGCCGGCGGCGGCTCGATCATCAACGTGTCCTCGATCGAGGGCCTGCGCGGCGCGCCCATGGTGCACCCCTACGTCGCCTCCAAATGGGGGGTGCGCGGGCTGGCGAAGTCGGCGGCTTTGGAGCTGGCGCCGCACAACATCCGGGTCAACTCCGTGCACCCCGGCTTCATCCGCACCCCGATGACCGCGCACCTGCCCGAGGACATGGTGACCATTCCGCTCGGTCGCCCGGCCGAGGCGCGGGAGGTCTCGACGTTCATCCTGTTCCTGGCCAGCGACGAGTCGTCCTACGCGACGGGCAGCGAGTTCGTCATGGACGGCGGCCTGGTGACCGACGTGCCGCATAAGCAGTTCTAG
- a CDS encoding FAD-binding oxidoreductase, whose translation MLRSLAEVVGPSHVVTDPDVLVGRSVDHTGRYRGRASALVRPDSAEQVAEVLRVCRDAGAHVTVQGGRTSLVAGTVPEHDDVLLSTERLHALDDVDTVERRVRVGAGATLAAVQCAAGAAGLLFGVDLAARDTATVGGMASTNAGGLRTVRYGNMGEQVVGLEVALPDGSLLHRHSRVRRDNTGYDLSSLFVGAEGTLGVITALDLRLHPTPSRRVTAICGFDDLAALVDAGRTFRDADGIAALELIDGRAAALTGEHLGMGSPVDGDWLLLVELAADHDQTDRLADLLAGARMCSEPAVGVDVAAQQRLWRVREALAEVLGRYGPPLKFDVSLPLTSIDGFAREATGLIGTHAPEALPVLFGHVGEGNLHLNVLRCPLDREAALYEPMMELIARSGGNVSSEHGVGTRKRRYLGMSREPADIAAMRTIKAALDPTGYLNAAVLFD comes from the coding sequence ATGCTGCGTAGCCTGGCCGAGGTGGTGGGACCGAGCCACGTCGTCACCGATCCCGACGTGCTCGTGGGCCGGAGCGTCGACCACACCGGCCGCTATCGGGGCCGGGCCAGCGCACTGGTGCGCCCAGACTCGGCCGAACAGGTCGCGGAGGTGCTGCGGGTGTGCCGGGACGCCGGAGCGCACGTGACGGTGCAGGGCGGCCGCACCTCGCTGGTGGCCGGCACCGTCCCCGAGCACGACGACGTGCTGCTGTCCACCGAGCGGCTGCACGCGCTCGATGACGTCGACACCGTCGAGCGCCGCGTCCGGGTCGGCGCCGGCGCCACCCTGGCGGCGGTGCAATGCGCAGCCGGCGCCGCGGGCCTGCTGTTCGGCGTGGACCTGGCCGCCCGGGACACCGCGACCGTCGGGGGCATGGCGTCGACGAACGCCGGCGGCCTGCGCACGGTCCGGTACGGCAACATGGGCGAACAAGTCGTCGGCCTCGAGGTGGCGCTGCCCGACGGTTCGCTGCTGCACCGGCACAGCCGGGTGCGCCGGGACAACACCGGCTACGACCTGTCGTCGCTGTTCGTCGGCGCCGAGGGCACCCTGGGCGTCATCACCGCGCTGGACCTGCGGCTGCATCCCACCCCGTCGCGGCGCGTGACGGCGATCTGCGGGTTCGACGACTTGGCGGCGCTGGTGGATGCCGGCCGGACGTTCCGGGACGCGGACGGTATCGCGGCGCTGGAATTGATCGACGGCCGGGCCGCCGCGCTGACCGGTGAGCACCTCGGGATGGGATCTCCGGTCGACGGCGACTGGCTGCTGCTGGTCGAACTGGCCGCCGACCACGACCAGACCGACCGCCTCGCCGACCTGCTCGCGGGTGCGCGCATGTGCTCCGAGCCGGCGGTCGGCGTGGATGTGGCTGCGCAGCAACGGTTGTGGCGGGTTCGCGAGGCGCTCGCCGAGGTGCTCGGCCGCTACGGGCCGCCGCTGAAGTTCGACGTCTCCTTGCCGCTAACCTCGATCGACGGATTCGCCAGGGAGGCAACCGGTTTGATCGGCACTCACGCGCCGGAGGCGCTGCCGGTGTTGTTCGGTCACGTAGGGGAGGGCAATCTTCATCTCAACGTGTTGCGCTGCCCGCTGGACCGGGAGGCTGCGCTCTACGAGCCGATGATGGAACTCATCGCGCGGTCCGGCGGCAACGTCAGCTCCGAACACGGCGTCGGCACCCGCAAGCGGCGCTACCTCGGCATGTCACGGGAGCCCGCTGACATCGCGGCGATGCGGACCATCAAAGCAGCGTTGGACCCGACCGGCTACCTAAACGCCGCGGTGCTGTTCGACTAG
- a CDS encoding TetR/AcrR family transcriptional regulator — protein sequence MSRPAQTADPDASTRQRILDATAEVLGRNGKTKLSLSDVAAQAGVSRPTLYRWFASKEELLSAFSSYERQIFESGLVRATAGLKGVDKLDAVLRFIVEYQHSYSGVRMVDVEPEHTIAQFSWVIPQMREGLQRHLPGPNAAVKAATVIRIAISHYIVRSDDADQFLAQLRHAVGIKGS from the coding sequence ATGAGCCGGCCGGCCCAGACCGCAGATCCTGACGCCTCGACGCGTCAGCGCATCCTCGACGCCACCGCCGAAGTGCTCGGCCGCAACGGCAAGACCAAGCTCAGCCTCTCCGACGTCGCGGCGCAAGCCGGGGTTTCACGCCCGACGCTCTACCGCTGGTTCGCCTCCAAAGAGGAGTTGCTGTCGGCCTTTTCGAGTTACGAGCGGCAGATCTTCGAGAGCGGCCTGGTCCGGGCGACCGCGGGTCTGAAGGGGGTCGACAAACTCGACGCGGTGCTGCGGTTCATCGTTGAGTACCAGCATTCGTACTCGGGCGTCCGCATGGTCGATGTGGAACCCGAACACACCATCGCCCAGTTTTCGTGGGTCATCCCGCAGATGCGGGAGGGCCTGCAGCGGCACCTGCCCGGACCCAACGCCGCGGTGAAGGCGGCGACGGTGATCCGGATCGCGATATCGCACTACATCGTCCGAAGCGACGACGCGGACCAGTTCCTGGCGCAGCTGCGGCACGCGGTAGGAATCAAGGGCAGCTAG
- a CDS encoding thioesterase family protein, producing the protein MTDSYYELIDGADPLGEKFRATDLTRGTWSAAIQHGGPVSALLVRALERCERRGDTRLSRVVIDLLGGVPADGDLWVSAQLQRGGKQIELVSAEMLAPGPDGEPRPVARASGWRLQTLDTQALAHSSAALPGPRSQARNRNLRARDWDRNYVHSLDWLWLTEPLCEGPGESWIHPTVDLVTGESMTPLERLFAVADCANGIGSKLDISRWTFLNTDLAVHVFRVPDGEWIGIRADTSYGPDGIGTTVGTLFDEQGAVGAIQQSVLVRPRPRKSGREAK; encoded by the coding sequence ATGACCGACTCCTACTACGAGCTCATCGACGGGGCCGACCCGTTAGGGGAGAAGTTCCGGGCCACCGACCTGACGCGCGGCACCTGGTCGGCCGCGATCCAGCACGGCGGGCCGGTGTCAGCGCTGCTGGTGCGGGCGCTGGAGCGGTGCGAACGGCGCGGCGACACCCGGCTGTCCCGCGTCGTCATCGACCTGCTGGGCGGGGTGCCCGCCGACGGCGACCTGTGGGTGAGCGCGCAGCTGCAGCGGGGCGGGAAACAGATTGAACTGGTCAGCGCCGAGATGCTCGCCCCCGGACCCGACGGCGAACCCCGCCCGGTGGCACGCGCCAGCGGATGGCGGTTGCAGACGCTGGACACCCAGGCGCTCGCCCACTCCTCGGCTGCGCTGCCCGGGCCGCGGAGCCAGGCGCGCAACCGCAACCTCAGGGCGCGGGACTGGGACCGCAACTACGTGCACAGCCTGGACTGGCTGTGGCTGACCGAACCGCTGTGCGAGGGCCCGGGCGAATCGTGGATCCACCCGACCGTGGACCTGGTCACCGGCGAGAGCATGACACCGCTGGAGCGCCTGTTCGCGGTGGCCGACTGCGCCAACGGCATCGGCAGCAAGCTGGACATCTCGCGGTGGACGTTCCTCAACACCGACCTGGCCGTGCACGTGTTCCGGGTTCCCGACGGGGAGTGGATCGGGATTCGCGCCGATACCAGCTACGGCCCGGACGGCATCGGGACCACGGTTGGCACGTTGTTCGACGAGCAGGGCGCGGTCGGCGCCATCCAGCAGTCCGTGTTGGTGCGCCCGCGCCCACGCAAGTCTGGCCGGGAAGCGAAATGA
- a CDS encoding SMP-30/gluconolactonase/LRE family protein encodes MIPKPLANSFCFGEGPRWFEGLLWFSDMLGEAVHTSTMGGSLTTLPLPGRSPSGLGFRPDGSLLIVSAEDRKVLRYDGETVVTIADLADLAPANLGDMVIDDAGRAYIGCQAPRGGLIIRLDPDDSATVVAEDLDFPNGMVITPDRRTLIVAESVGRRLTAFAIGADGGLADRRVFADGLDGPPDGIALDADGAVWASMTLAHQFERIIEGGDVTDRIDMGDRVAIACALGGPQRRTLFLLSSTDAYPERLVGTRLSRLDAVTVTTPGAGLP; translated from the coding sequence ATGATTCCCAAACCGCTGGCCAACAGCTTCTGCTTCGGTGAGGGGCCGCGCTGGTTCGAGGGCCTGCTGTGGTTCTCCGACATGCTGGGCGAGGCGGTGCACACCTCCACCATGGGGGGCTCGCTGACCACGTTGCCGCTGCCCGGGCGCTCGCCGTCGGGCCTGGGTTTCCGCCCGGACGGATCGCTGCTGATCGTCTCGGCCGAAGACCGGAAGGTGTTGCGCTACGACGGTGAAACCGTGGTAACCATCGCCGATCTCGCCGACCTGGCACCGGCCAACCTCGGCGACATGGTCATCGACGACGCCGGCCGCGCCTACATCGGATGCCAGGCGCCGCGCGGCGGCCTCATCATCCGGCTGGATCCGGACGACAGCGCGACCGTCGTCGCCGAAGACCTCGATTTTCCCAACGGAATGGTGATCACGCCGGACCGCCGGACCTTGATCGTCGCCGAGTCGGTCGGCCGGCGGCTCACCGCGTTCGCGATCGGCGCGGACGGCGGGCTGGCCGACCGCCGCGTCTTCGCCGACGGTTTGGACGGGCCTCCCGACGGCATCGCGCTCGACGCCGACGGCGCGGTGTGGGCGTCGATGACACTGGCCCACCAATTCGAGCGGATCATCGAGGGCGGCGACGTGACCGACCGTATCGACATGGGTGATCGCGTTGCCATCGCCTGCGCGCTCGGCGGCCCCCAGCGACGGACGCTGTTCTTGCTGTCGAGCACGGACGCCTACCCCGAGCGCCTGGTCGGCACCCGGCTGTCGCGACTGGATGCCGTCACGGTGACCACCCCCGGCGCCGGCCTGCCCTGA
- a CDS encoding acyl-CoA thioesterase II, which produces MTTETEQTEWTVQGLLDLFDVQADGQDRFTGETGIAVGDERQVVEGTQVLAQAIVAVAKRFPDKSVRSAHAVFSRAVTVGPPIELVLDVVAEGRSTATAVVAVHQNGRRCLSITVLADVPIGDVIRHHLPRPDVAGPADANSCEMPMVGREVRIVDVVDVNSPDEVGPPELYVWLRYEPIPARDDLAKALLAYFTGHLGISTTMRAHPGIGTAQAHLTVSTAPMSISVVFHEPVRWEGWLLYTHESTQVGAGMSYVRGTVHSEEGELLCSFAQEALIRPLRTSDTAIDSRARF; this is translated from the coding sequence TTGACCACGGAAACTGAGCAGACTGAGTGGACGGTGCAGGGCCTGCTGGATCTGTTCGACGTGCAGGCCGACGGGCAGGACCGGTTCACCGGCGAGACCGGCATCGCCGTCGGCGACGAACGGCAGGTGGTGGAAGGCACCCAGGTGCTCGCCCAGGCGATCGTCGCGGTCGCCAAGCGATTCCCGGACAAGTCGGTGCGCTCGGCGCACGCCGTGTTCTCCCGCGCCGTGACCGTCGGCCCGCCGATCGAGCTCGTCCTCGACGTGGTCGCCGAGGGGCGGTCCACCGCCACCGCGGTGGTCGCCGTGCACCAGAACGGGCGGCGCTGCCTGAGCATCACGGTGCTGGCCGACGTGCCGATCGGTGACGTCATCCGCCATCACCTGCCGCGTCCCGATGTGGCCGGCCCGGCTGACGCCAATAGCTGCGAGATGCCGATGGTCGGGCGGGAAGTGCGGATCGTCGACGTCGTCGACGTGAACAGCCCCGACGAGGTCGGTCCCCCCGAGCTGTACGTCTGGCTGCGCTACGAGCCGATCCCGGCCCGCGACGACCTGGCCAAGGCGCTCCTCGCGTACTTCACGGGCCATCTGGGGATTTCCACCACAATGCGGGCGCACCCGGGCATCGGCACCGCCCAGGCGCACCTGACCGTGTCCACCGCGCCGATGAGCATCTCCGTCGTGTTCCACGAACCGGTGCGCTGGGAGGGTTGGCTGCTCTACACCCACGAGAGCACACAGGTGGGCGCGGGAATGTCGTACGTGCGCGGCACGGTGCACTCCGAGGAAGGCGAGCTGCTCTGCTCGTTTGCCCAGGAGGCGCTGATCCGTCCGCTGCGCACCAGCGACACGGCCATCGATTCCCGCGCGCGCTTCTAG
- a CDS encoding LLM class F420-dependent oxidoreductase, translating to MRFTITHPMITHPYNPELVSGDGIAKVAAATEAAGIHGFGFTDHPAPSQRWLEAGGHDALDPFVALGFAAATTTTLRLIPNIVVLPYRNPFVVAKSGATLDLLSGGRFTLAVGVGYLKREFAALGVSYDERAELFEEALQAIRAVWTGDDIAFEGKHFSARGITAHPRPLSDPHPPIWIGGNTSSARQRVAQYGDGWCPFPAPPQLAQTAGTAVIDSLEKLTDGIDDLRRRCDAEGRDWSAIDITFTNFEGGSPADDAFNADAYLDGLEKLAKLGVTWVSVHLPGDSMAHALETLDRFRTLVIDAA from the coding sequence ATGCGCTTCACCATCACCCACCCGATGATCACCCACCCGTACAACCCGGAGTTGGTGAGCGGGGACGGCATCGCGAAGGTGGCGGCGGCCACCGAGGCGGCCGGGATTCACGGGTTCGGCTTTACCGACCACCCGGCGCCGTCGCAGCGATGGCTGGAGGCCGGCGGGCATGACGCGTTGGATCCTTTTGTCGCACTGGGTTTCGCGGCCGCGACAACGACGACGCTGCGGTTGATCCCCAACATCGTGGTGCTGCCGTATCGAAACCCTTTTGTGGTGGCCAAGTCGGGGGCCACGCTGGACCTGCTCTCGGGTGGCCGCTTCACGCTGGCGGTGGGCGTGGGATACCTCAAGCGGGAGTTTGCCGCGCTCGGGGTCAGCTACGACGAGCGGGCCGAGCTGTTCGAGGAAGCGCTGCAGGCCATCCGGGCGGTCTGGACCGGCGACGACATCGCCTTCGAGGGAAAACATTTCAGCGCACGCGGGATCACGGCGCACCCCCGTCCGCTCAGTGACCCGCATCCGCCGATCTGGATCGGCGGCAACACGTCGTCGGCACGCCAGCGGGTGGCGCAATACGGCGACGGGTGGTGCCCCTTTCCGGCGCCGCCCCAGCTGGCCCAGACGGCGGGCACAGCCGTCATCGACTCGCTGGAGAAGCTCACCGACGGCATCGACGATCTGCGCCGCCGGTGTGACGCCGAGGGCCGGGACTGGTCGGCAATCGACATCACCTTCACCAACTTCGAGGGCGGCAGCCCCGCCGACGACGCGTTCAACGCCGACGCCTACCTCGACGGCCTGGAGAAGCTGGCGAAACTCGGCGTGACGTGGGTGAGCGTGCATCTCCCGGGGGACAGCATGGCGCACGCGCTCGAGACGCTCGACCGGTTCCGCACCCTCGTGATCGACGCGGCCTGA
- a CDS encoding acyl-CoA dehydrogenase family protein encodes MDFSRVELSPEDQAFREETRAFIAKHVTDEVLHRQLEFGENFDERVHLALGEAGYLASDWKLESEGGFSPVRRRIFQLEIARAHTPWYHWGTTSVVARLVRQFGVPELADKVIPGVLSGEIRLCLGYTEPEGGSDVATCKTRAVRDGASWVINGSKMFTSNAQNARYVFLLTNTDPQGPKHKNLTMFLVPLDSPGIEIQGIRTLDGDRTNIVYYSDVRVDDIYRIGEVNGGWTVMRAALDSEHGIVDPEDHGLQYIAAMAAHGDLMAEVVDAVAAVVAAPGPDGRLLDDDSVKYRLGRDAARMEAALSTPGMFGRVAVAQTMRDITPDLMDILGTASALPTETLGSATDGAAEHLYRLALPLGIYGGTLEVFRNMIAQHELKLGRPSYG; translated from the coding sequence ATGGACTTCTCCCGCGTCGAACTCTCGCCCGAGGACCAGGCGTTCCGCGAAGAGACCCGGGCGTTCATCGCGAAGCACGTCACCGACGAAGTGCTGCACCGTCAGCTGGAGTTCGGCGAAAACTTCGACGAGCGAGTGCATTTGGCGCTGGGTGAAGCCGGTTACCTGGCATCGGACTGGAAGCTGGAGTCCGAGGGCGGCTTCAGCCCGGTTCGCCGGCGCATCTTTCAACTCGAGATCGCCCGGGCCCATACGCCTTGGTATCACTGGGGCACCACGTCGGTCGTGGCTCGGCTGGTGCGGCAATTCGGGGTGCCCGAACTCGCCGACAAGGTCATACCCGGTGTGCTGTCCGGCGAGATCCGGCTGTGTCTGGGTTACACCGAGCCCGAAGGCGGCTCCGACGTCGCAACCTGCAAGACGCGGGCGGTGCGCGACGGTGCCTCCTGGGTTATCAACGGCTCCAAGATGTTCACGTCCAACGCGCAGAACGCCAGGTACGTCTTTCTGCTCACCAACACCGACCCGCAGGGGCCAAAGCATAAGAACCTCACCATGTTTCTGGTTCCGCTGGACTCGCCCGGCATCGAGATCCAGGGCATCCGCACCCTGGACGGCGATCGCACCAACATCGTTTACTACAGCGACGTGCGCGTCGACGACATCTACCGCATCGGTGAAGTGAACGGTGGCTGGACCGTGATGCGTGCGGCGCTGGACTCCGAGCACGGCATCGTGGATCCGGAAGACCATGGGCTGCAATACATTGCCGCGATGGCGGCGCACGGCGACCTGATGGCCGAGGTGGTCGACGCCGTCGCGGCCGTCGTCGCTGCGCCGGGCCCCGACGGGCGGCTGCTGGACGACGATTCGGTGAAATACCGGCTCGGGCGCGACGCCGCGCGGATGGAGGCGGCGCTGTCCACGCCCGGAATGTTCGGGCGGGTCGCTGTCGCGCAAACCATGCGCGACATCACCCCGGACCTGATGGACATCCTGGGCACCGCGTCGGCTTTGCCCACCGAGACTTTGGGCTCGGCGACCGACGGTGCGGCAGAACACCTTTACCGCCTGGCGCTACCGCTGGGGATCTACGGCGGAACCCTTGAAGTGTTCCGCAACATGATCGCCCAGCACGAGCTGAAGCTGGGACGCCCTAGCTACGGCTAG
- a CDS encoding DUF427 domain-containing protein: MSLVAGRGPLSSDPAGRFSPPLPAGVVFIEPHPRRVQAFRDGRLVIDTEGALLVHRQGHPLSYVFRADEVGDLPTEPEPEAPGFVHVPWDAVDTWLEEGRELVHYPPNPYHRVDCRPTKRRLRVSVAGTVLVDTDDTVILFETSLEPRLYVDPAHVRTGLLRPSETSSYCNYKGFATYWSAVVDGHVVDDVAWSYADPPPESLPIKGFLSFDLARADVVAELPHTGG, encoded by the coding sequence ATGAGCCTGGTAGCCGGACGTGGTCCGCTCAGCAGCGACCCGGCCGGGCGATTTTCGCCCCCGCTGCCCGCCGGCGTCGTCTTCATCGAGCCTCATCCGCGCCGCGTGCAGGCCTTCCGGGACGGGCGTCTGGTGATCGACACCGAAGGCGCGCTGCTGGTGCACCGGCAGGGACATCCGCTGAGCTACGTCTTCCGGGCCGACGAGGTCGGCGACCTGCCCACCGAACCCGAGCCCGAGGCGCCGGGCTTCGTGCATGTGCCCTGGGATGCCGTCGACACCTGGCTGGAAGAGGGCCGCGAACTGGTGCACTACCCACCCAACCCGTACCACCGCGTCGACTGCCGCCCCACCAAGCGCCGCCTGCGCGTCTCGGTCGCCGGCACTGTGCTGGTAGACACCGACGACACCGTGATCCTGTTCGAGACCTCACTGGAGCCCCGGCTCTACGTCGATCCCGCCCACGTGCGCACCGGCCTGCTGCGTCCCTCGGAGACGTCGAGCTACTGCAACTACAAGGGGTTCGCCACCTATTGGTCCGCCGTCGTGGACGGCCACGTGGTCGACGACGTCGCCTGGAGCTATGCGGACCCGCCTCCGGAAAGCCTGCCCATCAAGGGATTTTTGAGCTTCGATCTCGCCCGGGCGGACGTGGTGGCCGAGCTGCCGCACACTGGCGGTTAG